The sequence below is a genomic window from Dyadobacter chenwenxiniae.
CATTAACATGGCTTACGATAAATTCACATTATTAAGAAGTACGGCAGTTCCTTTGCCGATAGAAAACGTTGATACAGACCAGATTATCCCGGCACGTTTTCTTAAAGCAACCAAGCGCGAGGGATTTGGTGATAATCTTTTCCGCGACTGGCGCTACAATGGCGACAACACGCCCAAGGCAGATTTTGTATTAAATAACCCGATATACAAGGGAAAAATCCTGGTTGGCGGACATAACTTCGGAAGCGGATCGAGCCGTGAGCATGCTGCGTGGGCAATTTATGATTACGGTTTCCGCTGTGTTGTGTCCAGCTTTTTTGCTGATATTTTTAAAGGGAACTCGTTGAATATCGGTATTTTACCTGTTCAGGTAAGTCCCGAGTTTCTGGATAAGATTTTCCTCGCCATTGAGGCAGATCCAAATGCTGAGTTTGAAGTAAATCTTGAGAAACAAACGATCACGATAGTTAGCTCTGGCGAATCTGAATCTTTCGATATCAATGGTTATAAAAAGCATAATATGATCAATGGCTTTGACGATATCGATTATCTGCAAGCCATGAAAGGAGAGATTAAGGAGTTTGAAGCAGAGAGAATTTATTAATAAGCTTTCGGCTGTCGGCGATCGGCTTTCGGTATTTTCCGAATCAGGGCCGACAGCTGGCAGCCGACAGCCGACAGCCCCCTATGAACAGCCGCTATATTGAGATAATGGACACGACACTTCGCGATGGTGAGCAAACCAGTGGCGTGTCGTTTTCCGCATCAGAAAAATTGACCATTGCGCAGATCCTGTTACAGGAAGTGAAAGTGGACCGCATTGAAGTCGCTTCTGCCCGTGTTTCGGAAGGAGAATTTCAGGCCGTTCAAAAAATTGCCGAGTGGGCAAAGGCAAATGGTTTTCTGGATAAAATTGAAGTCCTGACATTTGTGGATGGCGATGCTTCCATCAACTGGATGTTAGAATCCGGTGCCAAAGTGATGAATCTTTTGACTAAAGGTTCGCTTAATCATTTGAAACACCAGCTCAAAAAAACGCCCCAGGAGCATTTTGAGGACATTCGAAAGGTAATTGAACTGGCCGAGAATAGCGGAATTGACTGCAATGTTTATCTCGAAGATTGGAGCAATGGCATGCGGGATTCGCCTGAATATGTTTATCAATCGCTTGATTTTCTTGTTACTCAGCCGGTCAAAAGGATTCTTTTACCGGACACACTGGGTATTCTAACTCCCTCAGAATCATACAGTTTTGTAAAAGCCATTGTTGACCGTTATCCTAACAGCCATTTCGAGTTTCACGCGCATAATGACTATGACCTGAGCATTGCGAATGTCATGGAAGCATTGCGTGCAGGTGTGCATGGCCTGCACTTAACGGTGAACGGAATGGGTGAAAGAACGGGTAATGCGCCACTTGCGAGCACGATTGCGGTGATAAATGACCTGATGCCGGAGTTCAAAACTTCGGTTAATGAGCGTTCATTGTATTCTGTAAGCAAGCTTGTTGAGACCTTTTCCGGGATTCGGATTCCTGCTAATAAGCCCATTGTTGGAGAAAGTGTTTTTACGCAAACGGCCGGCATTCATGCCGATGGGGATAAAAAGAATAATCTCTATTTCAGTAAGTTAATGCCTGAAAGATTCGGTCGTCAGCGGCTTTATGCTTTGGGTAAAACTTCCGGGAAAGCCAATATTGAAAACAATCTGCGGGATCTGGGGATTTCGCTTTCTGATTCGGATCTCAAAAAAGTGACTCAGCGGATCATCGAACTCGGCGATCGCAAAGAAGCGGTTACACCCGAGGATCTGCCGTACATCATTTCCGACATTTTGGCGAGCAATGCGATTGAGGAAAAGGTTGTGATCGTCAATTATGTGTTAACGCATTCGAAAAACTTGAAACCTTCGGCCACATTGCAGATCAAATTTGGCGAAGAAGTTTTTGAAGAAAATGCGCAGGGTGACGGTCAGTATGACGCTTTTATGAACGCACTCAAAAAGATTTATAGCCGAAAATGCATCAGTTTGCCGATGTTGACGGACTATGCAGTTCGCATTCCTCCAGGTGGAAAGACGGACGCGCTTTGCGAAACGATCATTACTTGGGCAATCAATGGCAAAGATGTTAAAACCAGAGGCTTAGACTCCGATCAGACCGTTTCCGCGATTATGGCAACACAGAAAATGCTGAATTTGATTGGCATTCCGTCAGCAACCGAGTTGACGCCGGAGATCCCGTTGGTAAGCGCCATTTAACAGCTGCGCTATCGACATTGATTTAATTTAAATTACTGATTATCAATTCAAATAATTAATGAAAAAAAATATCCTAATCGTTCCGGGTGATGGAATCGGACAAGAAGTTACAGAAGTTGGAAAAAGTGTTTTGGTGAAAATCGCTGAGAAATTCGGTCATGAATTCAGCTATGATGAAGCATTAATGGGCCACGTTGCGATTGAAGCAACCGGAAACCCGCTTCCTGATGAAACGCTTGAAAAAATGCGCAATTCAGACGCAATCCTTTTCGGAGCCGTGGGCCATCCCAAATATGATAATGATCCAACTGCAAAAGTTCGTCCGGAACAGGGCTTGCTGAAAATGCGTAAGGAACTTGGCCTATATGCCAATTTGCGCCCTATTAAATTATTTGACGAGCTTTTAGGTGCTTCTTCTATCAAGCCGGAAATCTTGAAAGGTTCGGATATTCTCTTCTTCCGCGAGCTTACGGGTGACATTTATTTCGGAGAAAAAGGCCGTAAAAACGATAATAACACAGCTTATGACATTGCTGAATACAGCAGATACGAAGTGGAGCGCATTGGCCGTAAAGCATTCGAAGCTGCTCGCACGCGTGGCAAAAGATTAATGTCAGTTGATAAAGCCAATGTGTTGGAAACAAGCCGCTTGTGGCGAGAAGTGATCCAGGCGCTTGCTCCCGAATATCCGGATGTTACGGTTGAACACCAGTTTGTGGATTCGGCCGCCATGTTGCTGATCAAAGATCCAAGACGCTTTGATGTTGTGGTTACGGCGAACTTGTTTGGAGATATCCTGACAGACGAAGCCAGCCAGATTGCCGGGTCAATGGGCATGTTGGCATCTGCTTCTGTAGGAGATAGCACAGGCGTTTACGAGCCAATCCATGGTTCTGCGCACGACATTACGGGAAAAGGAATTGCTAATCCGTTGGCCTCTGTCCTTTCGGCGGCTCTTCTGCTCGACATTTCATTCGGCTTGAAAGAAGAATCTGATGCGATAATTGCCGCTGTTGATAAGCTGTTGAAAGACGGTTTCAGAACTAAGGATATTTCAGACTCTTCGACGCCTGCTCACCTGCTTTTGAACACACAATCGGCTGGTGCTGAGCTTTTGAAAAGAATCTGATTTTTTAGAAGTTTTGCCAAATAATATTTGTTTGAAGGAAAACTTATGTTTTATTTGCAGAACAAAATGTTGTTAGCGAAATTTCGCCACCTGATATCATGAACGCACTCGAATTGAACCTTAATCTCCTGATTTTGCTAACACCGTGAAGACGGGAAAGGTCGTGTTTTGATTCGTTTAAAACCCTTTCTCTAATCCGGAAAGGGTTTTATATTGTTTGAAATTTATTAAATTCGTATCCATTAAATTTTAATTCCCACCAATGAGTAATCGAGTCCAGATCTTCGACACAACTTTGCGAGACGGCGAGCAGGTTCCTGGCAGCCAATTAACGACAGAAGAAAAGATTGTTGTAGCCAAGCAGCTCGAAATACTCGGTGTAGACATTATTGAGGCGGGCTTCCCGGTTTCAAGCCCTGGCGACTTTAATTCTGTGGTTGAAATTTCGAAAGCAGTGCGTGAACCGATCATTTGCGCGCTCTCACGGGCTGTTCCCGGGGACATTGATGCGGCTGCTCATGCATTGCAATACGCGCGGCGAGGACGGATTCACACAGGCATCGGTTCTTCGGATATTCATATTCAGCACAAATTCAATACGACGCGGGAGAAGATCCTTGAAAGAGCGATAACCGCGACGAAATATGCGAAAAGTAAGGTTGAGGATGTAGAGTTTTATTGCGAAGATGCAGGTCGGGCGGACCTTGTCTTTCTTG
It includes:
- a CDS encoding alpha-isopropylmalate synthase regulatory domain-containing protein, translated to MNSRYIEIMDTTLRDGEQTSGVSFSASEKLTIAQILLQEVKVDRIEVASARVSEGEFQAVQKIAEWAKANGFLDKIEVLTFVDGDASINWMLESGAKVMNLLTKGSLNHLKHQLKKTPQEHFEDIRKVIELAENSGIDCNVYLEDWSNGMRDSPEYVYQSLDFLVTQPVKRILLPDTLGILTPSESYSFVKAIVDRYPNSHFEFHAHNDYDLSIANVMEALRAGVHGLHLTVNGMGERTGNAPLASTIAVINDLMPEFKTSVNERSLYSVSKLVETFSGIRIPANKPIVGESVFTQTAGIHADGDKKNNLYFSKLMPERFGRQRLYALGKTSGKANIENNLRDLGISLSDSDLKKVTQRIIELGDRKEAVTPEDLPYIISDILASNAIEEKVVIVNYVLTHSKNLKPSATLQIKFGEEVFEENAQGDGQYDAFMNALKKIYSRKCISLPMLTDYAVRIPPGGKTDALCETIITWAINGKDVKTRGLDSDQTVSAIMATQKMLNLIGIPSATELTPEIPLVSAI
- the leuD gene encoding 3-isopropylmalate dehydratase small subunit encodes the protein MAYDKFTLLRSTAVPLPIENVDTDQIIPARFLKATKREGFGDNLFRDWRYNGDNTPKADFVLNNPIYKGKILVGGHNFGSGSSREHAAWAIYDYGFRCVVSSFFADIFKGNSLNIGILPVQVSPEFLDKIFLAIEADPNAEFEVNLEKQTITIVSSGESESFDINGYKKHNMINGFDDIDYLQAMKGEIKEFEAERIY
- the leuB gene encoding 3-isopropylmalate dehydrogenase, yielding MKKNILIVPGDGIGQEVTEVGKSVLVKIAEKFGHEFSYDEALMGHVAIEATGNPLPDETLEKMRNSDAILFGAVGHPKYDNDPTAKVRPEQGLLKMRKELGLYANLRPIKLFDELLGASSIKPEILKGSDILFFRELTGDIYFGEKGRKNDNNTAYDIAEYSRYEVERIGRKAFEAARTRGKRLMSVDKANVLETSRLWREVIQALAPEYPDVTVEHQFVDSAAMLLIKDPRRFDVVVTANLFGDILTDEASQIAGSMGMLASASVGDSTGVYEPIHGSAHDITGKGIANPLASVLSAALLLDISFGLKEESDAIIAAVDKLLKDGFRTKDISDSSTPAHLLLNTQSAGAELLKRI